The following coding sequences are from one Desulfosporosinus orientis DSM 765 window:
- a CDS encoding DVU_1553 family AMP-dependent CoA ligase produces MDIKTTSLEPWIKGKVNGDSSEILTRKQIEDYQLTKLRETLCLVNSQSRFYKRLYSDIDCKISTFQEFLKLPFTTSEDLKENPLDFLCVSQNEIHRIVTLQSSGTTGKPKRFFFTEADQELTIDFFHHGMLTLVEPGDRVLIMLPGETTGSVGDLLRMGLERAGVTGVVHGLVSNPEQTLEQIRRNNINALVGIPTQVLSLARFQNCQEKSVPLSLRSVLLSTDYVPRAIVQELERTWGCKVFNHYGMTEMGLGGGLECEGFCGYHFREADLYIEIIDPRSGLPVEEGQPGEIVLTTLTRTAMPLVRYRTGDMSRFIPDPCKCHTVLKRLELVKSRDRVCLTETDYLTMADFDEALFALDNILDFEVTLTKGRLENESYLLIKVHLKGSLSMKTQTDILEALDKIPGIWDARQNGHLKVMPMLVTSTEVIARKSTAKRQIQDKRRSF; encoded by the coding sequence TTGGACATTAAAACTACCTCATTAGAGCCTTGGATTAAAGGCAAAGTCAACGGAGACAGCTCAGAGATTTTAACCAGAAAGCAGATTGAGGACTATCAGCTGACCAAACTGCGGGAGACGCTTTGTTTGGTAAATAGTCAGAGCAGGTTTTATAAACGCTTATACTCAGACATAGATTGTAAGATATCAACCTTTCAAGAGTTTTTGAAACTACCCTTTACGACATCGGAAGACTTAAAAGAAAATCCTCTCGACTTCTTATGTGTTTCCCAAAATGAAATCCATAGAATTGTGACTTTACAGAGTTCCGGCACAACGGGTAAACCTAAACGCTTTTTTTTTACTGAGGCGGATCAAGAATTGACTATCGATTTCTTCCATCATGGCATGTTAACTTTGGTAGAACCTGGGGATAGAGTCTTGATTATGCTGCCTGGGGAAACAACCGGCAGTGTTGGTGATTTATTGCGTATGGGTTTAGAAAGAGCAGGTGTAACAGGGGTTGTTCACGGTCTTGTCAGTAATCCTGAACAAACCTTAGAGCAGATTCGGAGAAATAATATCAATGCTTTAGTAGGAATTCCTACTCAAGTTTTGAGCTTAGCTCGATTTCAAAATTGCCAAGAGAAATCTGTCCCTCTGAGTTTGAGAAGTGTTTTATTATCGACAGATTATGTCCCTCGAGCTATTGTGCAAGAACTTGAAAGAACCTGGGGATGTAAAGTATTTAACCATTATGGTATGACTGAGATGGGGTTGGGAGGCGGCCTAGAGTGTGAGGGCTTCTGTGGATACCACTTCAGGGAAGCAGATCTGTATATTGAAATCATTGATCCCAGGTCAGGACTGCCTGTAGAAGAGGGGCAGCCGGGGGAGATAGTCTTAACTACGTTGACCAGAACAGCAATGCCTTTGGTTCGTTATCGTACAGGCGATATGTCCAGATTTATCCCAGATCCTTGCAAGTGCCATACAGTATTAAAGCGGCTGGAACTGGTAAAGTCCAGGGACCGGGTCTGCCTAACTGAGACGGATTACCTGACTATGGCTGACTTCGACGAGGCTTTGTTTGCTCTGGACAATATTCTTGATTTTGAGGTAACTCTTACTAAGGGGCGGTTAGAAAACGAAAGCTACTTACTTATCAAGGTTCACTTAAAGGGTTCCCTTTCCATGAAAACCCAAACAGATATACTCGAGGCCTTAGACAAAATACCTGGGATCTGGGATGCTCGACAGAATGGTCACCTTAAGGTAATGCCGATGCTCGTCACAAGTACTGAAGTAATTGCCAGAAAAAGTACAGCTAAACGACAGATTCAGGATAAGAGAAGGAGTTTTTAA
- a CDS encoding DVU_1551 family NTP transferase, whose protein sequence is MITAIIVAAGYSFRMKQFKPLLSLGERTVLERAVESFLKSGIRDIRVVVGHRADELYPILERLGVQTIVNPNFAEGMFSSVTAGIKSLSPGTQGFFLLPVDNPIVKKDTIKKLQNAFFATEFGIIYPTYQGTRGHPPLISCRYLSNVMAWEGPGGMRALLDHYEQDALEIEVEDPGILLDMDTPEDYQQMQKYCGYKRIPSENECNALLKNSNTSVQVINHCQQVALLSVVISSYLVGRGCPLNIDLIQASALLHDLAKGVPDHAQVGADMLNKYPEVAQIVAEHTDICLNSTNQSITEKEIVYLADKLVKDGHIISLQARFSGPLEQYRNNCKVFNKIMLRLSNAQLIQSKIEQIIEMPLQNIWMG, encoded by the coding sequence TTGATAACAGCAATCATAGTCGCTGCAGGATATTCTTTTCGTATGAAACAATTTAAACCTCTTTTATCCCTGGGTGAGAGGACTGTCCTGGAAAGAGCAGTAGAAAGCTTTCTAAAGAGCGGGATTAGGGATATCCGAGTGGTGGTTGGGCATCGAGCCGATGAATTATATCCTATATTAGAGAGGCTGGGAGTACAGACCATCGTCAATCCCAATTTTGCCGAAGGAATGTTCTCCTCTGTGACTGCAGGAATAAAAAGCTTGTCGCCAGGAACCCAAGGATTTTTTCTGTTACCCGTCGATAATCCAATTGTAAAGAAGGATACTATAAAGAAGCTTCAGAATGCGTTTTTTGCAACGGAGTTTGGTATTATCTATCCCACTTACCAAGGGACGAGGGGGCACCCCCCATTAATTTCCTGTCGTTATCTGAGCAATGTAATGGCTTGGGAAGGGCCGGGAGGCATGAGGGCTTTATTAGACCATTACGAACAGGACGCCCTGGAGATTGAGGTTGAGGATCCGGGGATTTTGCTGGATATGGACACTCCCGAGGACTATCAACAAATGCAAAAATACTGTGGGTATAAGCGGATACCCTCGGAAAACGAATGCAATGCTCTCCTAAAAAACTCTAACACATCAGTGCAGGTGATTAATCATTGCCAACAAGTAGCGCTGTTAAGTGTTGTTATTTCTTCCTATCTGGTCGGGAGGGGTTGTCCGCTGAATATTGATCTGATTCAGGCCTCTGCACTGCTGCATGACTTGGCTAAAGGCGTTCCTGACCATGCCCAGGTTGGTGCTGATATGCTCAATAAATATCCCGAAGTAGCGCAAATCGTTGCCGAACATACAGATATTTGCTTGAACTCCACAAATCAGTCCATAACCGAAAAAGAGATAGTTTATTTAGCGGATAAACTTGTTAAAGACGGTCATATTATTTCACTTCAGGCTAGATTCTCAGGGCCTCTTGAACAGTATAGAAACAATTGTAAGGTTTTTAATAAGATCATGTTGAGGCTGAGTAATGCACAACTAATTCAGTCAAAGATCGAACAAATCATTGAGATGCCTTTGCAGAACATTTGGATGGGTTAA
- a CDS encoding XdhC family protein produces MDKEVYLGLEKADDQLMEAALITVTSVLGSTPRKPGAKMLVFADGTTVGTIGGGCGEAEGRREALNVITTHTSKIYYLNMTSDVASEEGMVCGGIMGLFIDYLGPHRPLDQIRITHDYLSCFESLNPVLVTVIEAREQQLIGRKLYIKDNEEIKGDLVLEELTRIAVDNAKNARKWCQPVLVSLDSEFEPCDTTVKKAVYRLLVESRQAVVQLLILGAGHIAVPLAAMAKMVGYEVTVVDDRLSFANAYRFPTADRILCDDFERALDELIINPQTFVVIITRGHRYDKLCLRKVINQSASYTGMIGSRRRVKAMLTELEEEGIPSETLQKLYSPIGLKIGAETPEEIAVSILSELIKVQKELGQNGKMK; encoded by the coding sequence ATGGATAAGGAAGTATATTTAGGACTTGAAAAGGCAGACGATCAATTAATGGAGGCAGCTCTAATTACTGTAACCAGCGTTTTGGGGTCGACCCCTCGTAAACCGGGAGCAAAAATGTTGGTTTTTGCCGATGGGACGACCGTGGGCACCATTGGCGGAGGATGCGGTGAAGCAGAAGGAAGACGAGAAGCTCTTAACGTCATAACAACTCATACTTCAAAGATTTATTACTTAAACATGACTTCAGACGTTGCCTCTGAGGAAGGAATGGTTTGTGGAGGGATCATGGGATTATTCATTGATTATCTAGGGCCCCATAGACCACTGGATCAAATAAGAATCACTCATGACTATCTGTCTTGCTTTGAAAGCCTCAATCCCGTACTTGTAACTGTGATTGAGGCGAGAGAACAACAATTAATAGGAAGAAAATTGTATATTAAGGATAATGAAGAGATCAAGGGTGATCTGGTATTAGAGGAGCTCACTAGAATTGCTGTGGATAACGCTAAAAACGCAAGGAAATGGTGTCAGCCTGTTTTAGTGAGTCTAGATTCGGAGTTTGAGCCCTGTGATACTACAGTAAAGAAAGCAGTCTATCGTTTATTGGTAGAATCTCGACAGGCTGTCGTACAATTGTTAATTCTAGGGGCAGGCCATATTGCAGTTCCTTTGGCAGCCATGGCGAAAATGGTTGGCTATGAGGTTACCGTAGTTGATGATCGGCTATCTTTCGCCAATGCTTACCGATTTCCAACAGCCGACAGGATCTTATGTGATGATTTTGAGCGTGCCTTAGATGAGTTAATCATCAATCCACAAACCTTTGTGGTCATTATTACGCGCGGACATCGCTATGACAAACTGTGTCTGCGAAAAGTGATCAATCAATCAGCGTCCTATACGGGTATGATCGGCAGCCGCAGAAGAGTGAAAGCCATGCTTACGGAATTGGAGGAGGAAGGAATTCCGAGTGAAACGCTGCAAAAGTTATATTCCCCTATTGGTCTTAAAATCGGTGCTGAAACTCCTGAAGAAATCGCTGTGAGCATTCTCAGTGAGCTTATCAAAGTTCAGAAAGAATTGGGTCAGAACGGTAAAATGAAATGA
- the cobC gene encoding alpha-ribazole phosphatase, producing MSMKRHEKKLIFLLRHGDIGQCKEKRYISQSDNPLSALGVKQASLLKEFFSRVPLGSIYCSDLDRSRQTAGIIAAAHPIHPIALEELREINMGDWEGKTFSEISAKYPKAFQERGENIAGYSPPRGESFSDCGRRVIPAFERLSESAERPILIVGHAGVNRVILCYVLGIPLDNLFRLEQSYGCINLICKEGSQYRLKSFNDNINSDLYKMD from the coding sequence ATGAGCATGAAGAGACATGAGAAAAAATTAATTTTTTTGCTGAGGCACGGTGATATCGGCCAATGTAAGGAAAAACGCTATATCAGTCAATCGGATAACCCTCTTAGTGCTCTTGGTGTGAAACAAGCAAGCTTATTGAAGGAGTTTTTTAGCCGGGTTCCTTTAGGTAGCATATATTGCAGCGATCTGGACAGATCAAGACAGACTGCAGGAATAATTGCGGCTGCTCATCCAATTCACCCCATAGCACTTGAAGAGCTGCGGGAAATAAATATGGGGGATTGGGAGGGAAAAACCTTTTCTGAAATTAGCGCTAAGTATCCCAAGGCATTTCAGGAACGTGGTGAAAATATCGCCGGTTACTCTCCACCGCGAGGAGAAAGTTTTTCTGATTGCGGTAGAAGAGTGATTCCTGCCTTTGAAAGACTTTCAGAATCTGCTGAAAGGCCCATCTTAATCGTTGGGCATGCCGGGGTAAATAGAGTGATCCTATGCTATGTGCTAGGGATACCCTTAGATAACCTATTTCGTCTGGAACAGAGTTATGGCTGTATTAATTTGATCTGCAAAGAAGGTTCACAATACCGTCTAAAATCTTTTAACGATAATATTAATTCTGACTTATACAAAATGGATTGA
- a CDS encoding XdhC family protein yields MDKQVFFGLKKVFEQNMEAALITVTSVLGSTPRKPGAKMLVFADGMTIGTIGGGCGEAEGRREALNVLWTHESKTYRLNMTADIAQEEGMVCGGIMELLIEYIGAHNPLEISGLYKDYLSALENNDDPILATLIEATEKSQVGRKLIISNQKVVGDLGNQDLNNIVFAKGKVSTGRCQPSLICLDTKFNFCEISSPKLAYRLLLEPPTTVVQLLILGAGHIAVPLATMAKIVGYEVTVVDDRPSFANVNRFNTADKVICDDFERVLETYNINSQTFVVIITRGHRYDKVCLRKVINQPAAYIGMIGSRKRVKSLIIDLEEEGVPSEVLRKLYSPIGLKIGAETPEEIAVCILAELIKVQREETKPKMN; encoded by the coding sequence ATGGATAAACAAGTGTTTTTTGGACTTAAAAAAGTATTTGAACAAAATATGGAAGCAGCTTTAATCACGGTAACTAGTGTACTGGGGTCAACCCCCCGTAAACCTGGGGCGAAAATGTTAGTATTTGCTGATGGGATGACTATTGGCACTATCGGTGGAGGGTGCGGAGAGGCAGAGGGCAGACGCGAAGCACTCAATGTTTTGTGGACACACGAATCTAAAACGTATCGTTTAAATATGACAGCAGATATAGCTCAAGAGGAAGGTATGGTCTGCGGCGGTATTATGGAATTGTTAATTGAGTATATAGGCGCCCATAACCCTCTTGAAATTTCAGGACTTTATAAAGATTATTTATCGGCTTTAGAGAATAATGATGATCCAATACTTGCGACCTTGATTGAAGCCACGGAGAAATCACAAGTAGGAAGAAAACTTATCATTAGTAACCAAAAAGTTGTAGGTGATTTAGGTAATCAAGATCTTAATAATATCGTTTTTGCTAAAGGTAAAGTAAGCACTGGAAGATGCCAACCATCCTTGATATGTTTAGATACCAAATTCAATTTCTGTGAAATTTCATCTCCAAAACTTGCCTATCGGTTGCTGCTTGAACCTCCAACGACCGTTGTGCAGCTTTTAATTCTAGGTGCTGGACATATAGCGGTTCCACTGGCAACCATGGCTAAAATTGTTGGATATGAAGTGACTGTCGTTGATGACCGTCCATCTTTCGCTAATGTCAACAGGTTTAATACGGCGGATAAGGTAATATGTGATGACTTCGAACGAGTTCTAGAAACTTATAATATTAATTCCCAGACTTTTGTGGTGATCATTACCAGAGGACATCGTTATGACAAAGTGTGTCTTAGGAAGGTCATTAATCAACCAGCTGCCTATATTGGTATGATTGGCAGCCGGAAAAGAGTAAAATCTTTAATCATTGATTTAGAGGAAGAGGGAGTTCCAAGTGAAGTACTACGAAAGTTGTATTCTCCTATAGGACTAAAAATTGGGGCAGAAACCCCTGAAGAAATCGCCGTATGTATTCTGGCTGAGCTGATAAAAGTTCAAAGAGAAGAAACGAAACCCAAAATGAATTGA
- a CDS encoding sigma-54-dependent Fis family transcriptional regulator, whose amino-acid sequence MNNQWKRFINGESVESEVTPSIYRSWQRSLKHQVDYTLVSNEDILTTSRLRERRDAQESLIRAGEPVLPYIFSLLGNSNYTVLLGDNEGYIIEAMGDAPFMSKAQKVNLSPGASWREEIRGTNAIGTALRDNAPISVCGWEHFVHDNHFLACWAAPIQDSQGTPLGVLDISGEASQDREKILAIAMMGAGMIEKNLRLFELENQLKFYQEGAKLASSLLQQGFLAIDHNGIITNINTLGAALLGLKQEDIIGRHAGDIFSSPKGWMLGEYSLNLRIKDRAGKGISSHLKRVVNEAGQSLGAVGTLQITQESLSDTLWIGHSLPTQRTLERASKVAATHSSVLIHGESGTGKEIIARTIHQLSPRCEGPFVALNCASLSPTLIESELFGYVEGAFTGARRGGKPGKFELADKGTIFLDEIGDMPLSVQVALLRVLQEKEVSRIGDTKTKKINVRVIAATHKDLNALVEKEQFRLDLYYRLKVVTLELPPLRERSEDIKDLAPYFIRKACESFGSPVFGIDEDVYSYLLAHTWPGNVRELENCIESMIALADGPMLTVANLPDEYKKNVLKSQPTTETLLNQQTKQTILYALTQTRGKIAPAAKILGIGRNTLYRKIKELDIKF is encoded by the coding sequence ATGAATAATCAGTGGAAACGTTTTATCAATGGCGAGAGCGTTGAATCGGAAGTGACTCCTTCCATCTATCGCTCATGGCAGAGAAGCTTAAAGCATCAAGTAGACTACACGCTGGTTTCTAACGAAGACATTCTGACGACTTCGCGTCTTAGAGAGCGCCGTGATGCCCAAGAATCCCTGATCCGTGCGGGTGAACCTGTTTTACCTTACATTTTTAGCTTACTTGGAAATAGCAATTATACTGTTTTGTTGGGTGATAACGAAGGCTACATTATCGAGGCCATGGGGGACGCACCCTTTATGAGTAAAGCCCAAAAGGTAAATTTGAGTCCTGGCGCCAGTTGGCGTGAAGAAATTCGAGGAACCAATGCCATCGGAACTGCTCTCCGTGACAATGCTCCTATCTCAGTCTGCGGCTGGGAGCACTTCGTGCACGATAATCATTTTCTGGCATGTTGGGCTGCCCCCATTCAAGACAGCCAGGGCACTCCACTTGGGGTATTGGATATTAGCGGCGAAGCCAGTCAAGATCGTGAAAAGATCTTAGCTATCGCAATGATGGGTGCAGGTATGATCGAAAAAAACTTGCGGCTTTTTGAACTGGAAAATCAACTGAAGTTTTACCAAGAAGGAGCCAAGTTGGCTTCCTCGCTTTTACAGCAGGGATTTCTAGCTATTGATCATAATGGTATCATTACTAACATCAACACTTTAGGTGCTGCGCTGCTTGGGCTCAAACAGGAAGACATTATAGGACGACACGCCGGGGATATCTTCAGTTCACCGAAAGGGTGGATGTTGGGTGAATATTCTCTTAATCTCCGAATAAAAGATCGTGCAGGGAAAGGGATTTCCTCCCACTTAAAGCGCGTAGTTAATGAAGCCGGCCAATCATTAGGAGCCGTAGGAACACTTCAAATCACTCAGGAGTCTCTTTCCGATACCTTATGGATCGGACATAGCCTACCTACTCAACGAACTCTGGAACGAGCTTCTAAAGTTGCAGCGACCCATTCTTCTGTTCTTATACACGGAGAGAGCGGGACTGGTAAAGAAATAATCGCCCGAACAATTCATCAGCTTAGTCCACGATGCGAAGGACCTTTTGTCGCTTTGAATTGTGCCTCATTATCTCCGACACTGATTGAAAGTGAGCTATTCGGCTACGTAGAAGGCGCCTTCACAGGAGCGCGCCGAGGCGGTAAACCTGGAAAATTCGAATTAGCGGACAAAGGTACTATTTTCCTTGACGAAATTGGAGATATGCCTTTAAGTGTTCAAGTTGCACTCCTTAGAGTACTTCAAGAAAAGGAAGTTTCCCGAATTGGCGATACTAAAACTAAAAAAATTAATGTACGTGTAATTGCCGCAACACACAAAGATCTCAATGCCCTTGTTGAAAAGGAACAATTCCGCTTAGATCTATACTATCGTTTAAAAGTCGTTACCCTTGAATTACCTCCACTACGTGAACGTTCTGAAGACATTAAAGATTTGGCTCCCTATTTTATACGTAAAGCCTGCGAATCATTTGGCAGCCCAGTCTTTGGAATTGATGAAGACGTTTATTCCTATTTGTTAGCTCACACCTGGCCCGGCAATGTTCGGGAACTGGAGAACTGTATTGAAAGCATGATAGCTTTGGCCGATGGCCCGATGCTAACCGTAGCGAACTTGCCGGATGAGTATAAAAAGAACGTTTTAAAATCCCAACCTACAACCGAAACTCTGCTAAATCAACAAACTAAACAGACAATCCTCTACGCTTTGACCCAAACCAGAGGAAAAATCGCGCCAGCCGCTAAAATATTAGGGATTGGACGAAATACTCTCTATCGAAAGATAAAAGAACTGGATATAAAGTTTTAA
- a CDS encoding aldehyde ferredoxin oxidoreductase family protein has protein sequence MGGYTGKILRINLTEGKVSTEPLNMELAKKYLSGRGLAGKMWFDEVAADVDALAPENKIFISTGALTGTNAPTSGRYMVVTKSPLNGAIASSNSGGYWGAQLKFAGYDMVILEGKAANPVYIAINDDKVEIKDAANLWGKDVYATTEAVMKEFGDEKAKVLTIGPAGEKLSLLASIMNDKFRAAGRSGVGAVMGSKNLKAIVVRGTGKVDNANPDEMKKILSEALGKIRENGVTGQGLGTYGTAVLVNIINENGILPVKNFQESYDPDADTISGETMTANHLIKKDACYRCPIACGRYSKWEGGEGAGPEYEAVWSFGADCGVHDYDAVHTANDLCNKLGMDSISAGCTIATAMELVQRGFVKPEELEGISLEFGDAKGMVEWTRKMGLSEGFGAKLAMGSYRLAESYGVPELSMSVKKLDIPAYDPRGIQGHGLQYATSNRGGCHVRGYMVSPEILGLPEKLDKDSLEGKATWVKIFQDLTAVIDSLGMCLFTSFALGLSDYTAIVNAVTGSNYTDVELLACGERIWNLERLQNLRIGMTTADDTLPTRLLKVEIPAGPSKGSVHRLPELLPAYYIERGWDESGVPTAETLRNLGI, from the coding sequence ATGGGTGGGTATACTGGTAAAATTTTGCGCATCAATCTAACAGAGGGGAAAGTTAGTACTGAGCCTTTAAACATGGAACTTGCGAAGAAATATCTAAGTGGGCGTGGGCTTGCGGGGAAAATGTGGTTTGATGAGGTAGCTGCAGATGTCGATGCTCTTGCTCCTGAAAACAAAATCTTTATTTCTACAGGAGCACTTACAGGAACAAATGCACCAACGTCTGGCCGGTATATGGTTGTGACAAAATCCCCGCTCAATGGAGCAATTGCTTCTTCCAACTCAGGAGGATATTGGGGAGCCCAACTAAAATTTGCCGGTTATGATATGGTTATCCTTGAAGGAAAAGCAGCAAACCCTGTGTATATAGCCATTAACGACGATAAAGTGGAGATCAAAGATGCCGCAAATCTATGGGGTAAAGATGTTTATGCCACGACTGAGGCTGTAATGAAGGAATTTGGGGACGAAAAAGCGAAAGTTTTAACTATTGGTCCGGCTGGTGAAAAACTTTCTTTATTAGCATCAATCATGAATGATAAATTTCGTGCAGCTGGGCGCAGTGGTGTTGGCGCTGTAATGGGGTCGAAAAATCTTAAAGCAATTGTCGTTCGCGGAACCGGAAAGGTCGACAATGCCAATCCGGATGAAATGAAAAAAATATTAAGTGAGGCCTTGGGAAAAATCAGGGAAAACGGCGTGACCGGACAAGGACTGGGAACCTACGGTACAGCTGTACTTGTCAATATTATTAATGAAAACGGCATTTTGCCAGTTAAGAACTTCCAAGAGTCCTATGATCCTGATGCGGACACAATCAGCGGGGAAACCATGACTGCTAACCACTTGATTAAAAAAGATGCTTGTTATCGCTGTCCGATTGCCTGTGGTCGCTATAGTAAATGGGAAGGCGGCGAAGGCGCAGGTCCTGAGTATGAAGCGGTATGGAGCTTTGGTGCTGACTGTGGGGTTCACGATTATGATGCGGTTCATACAGCGAATGATTTATGTAATAAATTAGGAATGGACTCGATTTCGGCCGGTTGTACCATTGCTACGGCTATGGAACTGGTTCAACGCGGATTTGTTAAACCAGAAGAACTTGAAGGGATCTCGTTGGAGTTCGGAGATGCTAAAGGGATGGTAGAATGGACTCGTAAAATGGGTCTCAGTGAAGGATTTGGAGCTAAATTGGCAATGGGTTCTTATCGCTTAGCTGAAAGCTATGGCGTCCCGGAGTTGTCCATGTCGGTTAAGAAACTTGATATTCCTGCCTATGACCCTCGTGGTATACAAGGCCATGGTCTTCAATATGCAACGAGCAACCGTGGCGGTTGTCATGTTCGTGGGTATATGGTTTCTCCAGAAATCTTAGGCCTTCCCGAAAAACTTGATAAGGACTCCCTTGAGGGTAAAGCAACATGGGTTAAAATATTCCAAGATCTAACAGCTGTCATCGACTCCCTTGGGATGTGCTTGTTCACTTCCTTCGCTCTGGGCCTATCTGATTACACAGCGATAGTTAACGCTGTGACTGGCTCAAATTATACGGATGTTGAGCTCTTAGCCTGTGGAGAACGGATCTGGAATCTTGAACGTTTACAAAACTTAAGGATCGGCATGACTACTGCTGATGATACACTTCCTACACGTCTTTTGAAGGTTGAAATTCCAGCAGGTCCTTCCAAAGGGAGTGTACACAGGTTACCTGAGCTTTTGCCTGCGTACTATATTGAACGTGGCTGGGATGAGTCTGGCGTGCCAACTGCCGAAACCCTTAGAAATCTTGGAATTTAG
- a CDS encoding MoaD/ThiS family protein: protein MGSPIRNGGHIRLAIETLKGETDVRVTIKLFATFRDGRFKVEERELSEGTCVLDIIQPLNIKPEEIAICLLNGKDAKEHTVLKDGDTLALFPPVGGG from the coding sequence ATGGGGTCCCCCATTCGAAATGGTGGGCATATTAGGTTAGCCATCGAAACATTGAAAGGAGAGACCGACGTGCGTGTGACCATTAAATTATTCGCGACGTTTCGGGATGGCCGGTTTAAGGTTGAAGAGAGGGAGCTTTCAGAAGGGACTTGTGTTTTGGATATCATTCAACCACTGAATATTAAACCTGAGGAAATTGCCATTTGCCTTCTAAACGGGAAAGATGCTAAGGAACATACTGTGTTGAAAGACGGAGATACCTTAGCGCTTTTTCCGCCGGTGGGAGGAGGTTAA
- a CDS encoding HesA/MoeB/ThiF family protein, with product MNFDGRYVRNKKTLSDEDQHKLANSCVAIVGCGGLGGYIAEELARIGVGRLVLIDGDCLEVSNLNRQIMATELNIGQWKVEAALERLRSVNSDVGIEVIRGWFEEKTGSELLREADLVCDALDSREARVGLERVCHQLGRPLVFASIAGWFGQLGVSMPGDFSVRRLFGRGESGVERTWGNPAFTPAVLASLSVAEAVKLLVGRVPSLRHAWLQVDLLSMEFERFEIQ from the coding sequence ATGAACTTCGATGGCCGTTATGTGCGCAATAAAAAAACGTTATCTGATGAGGACCAGCACAAGCTGGCCAATTCTTGTGTTGCTATCGTTGGATGTGGAGGACTTGGGGGTTATATCGCCGAGGAACTAGCTAGAATCGGTGTTGGCCGCTTAGTGCTTATTGACGGTGATTGTCTGGAGGTTAGCAATCTTAACCGTCAGATCATGGCTACTGAACTCAATATAGGGCAGTGGAAAGTGGAAGCGGCCCTTGAAAGGCTGCGAAGTGTGAATTCCGACGTGGGTATTGAAGTTATTAGGGGTTGGTTTGAGGAAAAGACTGGTTCCGAATTATTGCGAGAAGCTGATCTGGTGTGTGACGCTCTTGATTCGAGGGAAGCGCGCGTCGGATTAGAGCGGGTCTGTCACCAATTGGGTCGACCGCTGGTTTTTGCAAGTATCGCCGGTTGGTTTGGTCAATTGGGAGTAAGCATGCCGGGGGATTTCAGCGTTCGGCGCTTATTTGGACGCGGTGAAAGTGGAGTTGAGAGGACTTGGGGAAATCCTGCGTTTACGCCGGCTGTTTTAGCAAGCCTAAGTGTGGCTGAGGCTGTAAAATTGCTAGTTGGGCGAGTGCCTTCTTTGCGCCATGCTTGGTTACAAGTGGATCTGCTCAGCATGGAGTTTGAACGATTTGAGATACAGTGA